The Burkholderia pyrrocinia genome includes a region encoding these proteins:
- a CDS encoding ABC transporter substrate-binding protein encodes MTDRRRFMTAALVAASGSLPWRIADAAAATADLDPRQAGRIRAARDDAAIRAATGYRWVRDGAFTVAISPHAPPVSTYATDARTVVGADPDYAQLVADALGRTLALVPIAWADWPLGLTSGKYDAVISNVGVTEQRKEKYDFTTYRLGLHGFYVRTGSPIAKIAEPKDIAGLRIITGAGTSQERILLEWSRRNVALGLKPTDLLYFDDDATARVALLSGRADAELNPNASLAYEAARSGKIRLVGVVNAGWPAHADVAIATRRGSGLAPALTLATNTLIGSGRYGQALERWGLQSEAIARAETNPPGLPSF; translated from the coding sequence ATGACCGATCGACGTCGCTTCATGACCGCCGCGCTGGTCGCGGCATCCGGCAGCCTGCCGTGGCGCATCGCGGATGCCGCCGCGGCGACTGCGGATCTCGACCCGCGCCAGGCCGGCCGCATTCGCGCGGCGCGCGACGACGCGGCGATCCGCGCGGCGACCGGCTACCGCTGGGTGCGCGACGGCGCGTTCACGGTCGCGATTTCACCGCACGCGCCGCCCGTGTCGACCTACGCGACCGACGCGCGCACCGTGGTCGGCGCCGATCCCGACTACGCACAGCTCGTCGCCGACGCGCTGGGCCGCACGCTCGCGCTGGTGCCGATCGCATGGGCCGACTGGCCGCTCGGGCTGACGTCCGGCAAGTACGACGCGGTGATCTCGAACGTCGGCGTGACCGAGCAGCGCAAGGAGAAATACGATTTCACGACCTACCGGCTCGGACTGCACGGCTTCTATGTGCGCACCGGCAGCCCGATCGCGAAGATCGCCGAGCCGAAGGACATCGCGGGACTGCGCATCATCACCGGCGCCGGAACGAGCCAGGAGCGCATCCTGCTCGAATGGAGCCGGCGCAATGTCGCGCTGGGGCTGAAGCCGACCGACTTGCTCTATTTCGACGACGACGCGACCGCGCGCGTCGCGCTGCTGTCGGGCCGCGCCGATGCGGAGCTGAACCCGAACGCGTCGCTCGCGTACGAGGCCGCGCGCAGCGGCAAGATCCGTCTTGTCGGCGTCGTCAATGCAGGCTGGCCGGCTCATGCCGATGTCGCGATCGCGACGCGTCGCGGCAGCGGGCTCGCGCCCGCGCTGACGCTCGCGACCAATACGCTGATCGGCAGCGGCCGCTACGGGCAGGCACTCGAGCGATGGGGATTGCAGAGCGAGGCGATCGCGCGGGCGGAGACCAATCCACCGGGGTTGCCGTCGTTCTGA
- a CDS encoding amino acid ABC transporter permease/ATP-binding protein, giving the protein MSDTTHLGGALPPLSSPGARAPGTRFRIVPARHRSRTAGTVLAVVLIAIALHSILGNPQWGWPVFAEWFLSPPVLSGLARTLVLTLLGAVFGFVLGAFVALARLSRSRLLAASAWTFVWLFRSIPLIVLLLILNNLGYLYEHVRLGVPFTDIVWFEAPTTDLISPFLAAVLGLSLNHAAFSAEVIRGGILAVDQGQLEAAAALGLPRGRQTARIVLPQAMRAILPTAFNDLISLAKGTSMVYVLAMPELFYTVQVIYRRNLEVIPLLMVATVWYLIILTVLSAIQVQVERHYARGALRNPPPSALTFALARIGALWRRATARNAASIAQAEGDIDSVAAATPRVGGEVAVHGVSKQFGTQRVLDNVSFVAPRGSVTAIVGPSGSGKSTLLRTINHLERVDDGFIDIDGELIGYRRDGDVLYELKERDVLKRRTAVGMVFQNFNLFPHLTVLENLIEAPVAVGGVTRDAAERTARTLLARVGLADKADAYPRQLSGGQQQRVAIARALALRPKVLLFDEPTSALDPELVNEVLDVIKELARSGTTLVIVTHEIGFAREVADNVLFMERGRIVEAGPPAVVLDAPSHPRTRAFLSRVL; this is encoded by the coding sequence ATGAGCGACACGACCCATCTCGGCGGCGCGCTGCCGCCGCTCTCTTCCCCCGGCGCGCGCGCGCCCGGCACGCGTTTCCGGATCGTGCCCGCGCGCCACCGGTCGCGCACGGCCGGCACCGTGCTTGCGGTCGTGCTGATCGCGATCGCGCTGCATTCGATCCTCGGCAACCCGCAATGGGGCTGGCCGGTGTTCGCCGAATGGTTCCTGTCGCCGCCGGTGCTGTCGGGGCTCGCGCGCACGCTGGTGCTGACGTTGCTCGGCGCGGTGTTCGGCTTCGTGCTCGGCGCGTTCGTCGCGCTGGCCCGGCTGTCGCGTTCGCGCCTGCTCGCCGCGAGCGCGTGGACCTTCGTGTGGCTGTTTCGCTCGATTCCGCTGATCGTGCTGCTGCTGATCCTGAACAACCTCGGCTACCTGTACGAGCACGTGCGGCTCGGCGTGCCGTTCACCGACATCGTGTGGTTCGAAGCGCCGACGACCGACCTGATCAGCCCGTTCCTCGCGGCCGTGCTCGGCCTCTCGCTGAACCACGCGGCGTTTTCCGCGGAGGTGATCCGCGGCGGCATTCTCGCGGTCGACCAGGGGCAGCTCGAAGCGGCCGCTGCGCTCGGGCTGCCGCGCGGCCGCCAGACCGCGCGGATCGTGCTGCCGCAGGCGATGCGCGCGATCCTGCCGACCGCGTTCAACGACCTGATCTCGCTCGCGAAAGGCACGTCGATGGTGTACGTGCTCGCGATGCCGGAGCTGTTCTACACGGTGCAGGTGATTTATCGCCGCAATCTCGAAGTGATTCCGCTGCTGATGGTCGCCACCGTCTGGTACCTGATCATCCTGACCGTGCTGTCGGCGATCCAGGTGCAGGTCGAGCGGCACTATGCACGCGGCGCGCTGCGCAATCCGCCGCCATCCGCGCTTACTTTCGCGCTCGCGCGCATCGGCGCGCTGTGGCGGCGTGCGACGGCCCGCAACGCGGCGTCGATCGCGCAGGCCGAAGGCGATATCGATAGCGTTGCCGCCGCTACGCCGCGTGTGGGCGGCGAAGTCGCCGTACATGGCGTGTCGAAACAGTTCGGCACGCAGCGCGTACTCGACAACGTGTCGTTCGTCGCGCCGCGCGGCAGCGTGACCGCGATCGTCGGGCCGTCGGGCTCGGGCAAGTCGACGCTGCTGCGCACGATCAACCATCTCGAACGCGTCGACGACGGCTTCATCGACATCGACGGCGAACTGATCGGCTATCGCCGCGACGGCGACGTGCTCTACGAGCTGAAGGAGCGCGACGTGCTGAAGCGGCGCACGGCCGTCGGGATGGTGTTCCAGAACTTCAACCTGTTCCCGCACCTGACGGTGCTCGAGAACCTGATCGAGGCGCCGGTCGCCGTCGGCGGCGTGACGCGCGACGCCGCCGAGCGCACCGCCCGCACGCTGCTCGCGCGCGTCGGCCTCGCGGATAAAGCCGATGCATACCCGCGCCAGCTGTCAGGCGGCCAGCAGCAGCGCGTCGCGATTGCGCGGGCGCTCGCGCTGCGTCCGAAGGTGCTGCTGTTCGACGAGCCGACGTCGGCGCTCGATCCCGAGCTCGTCAACGAGGTGCTCGACGTGATCAAGGAACTCGCGCGCTCGGGCACGACGCTCGTGATCGTCACGCACGAGATCGGCTTCGCACGCGAAGTCGCGGACAACGTGCTGTTCATGGAGCGCGGGCGCATCGTCGAGGCCGGGCCGCCGGCCGTCGTGCTCGACGCGCCGTCGCATCCGCGCACGCGCGCATTTCTGTCGCGGGTGCTGTGA
- a CDS encoding LLM class flavin-dependent oxidoreductase, protein MTTRRSIPFGLMLQGAGSHMNAWRHPSNPPDASINLDFAIGIARKAEAAGIAFAFVADGLYINEKSIPHFLNRFEPLTVLSALAAATKKIGLAGTISTSYSEPFTVARQLASLDTISGGRAGWNVVTTPLEGTAKNFGKAHPDHELRYEIADEYLDVVQGLWDSWDDDAFVRDRATGRFFDRDKLHTLDHHGRFFQVAGPLNIQRSPQGQPVIFQAGSSDTGIGLAGKYADAVFTHSPSLDETAAFTRRVKQSAIEHGRQAGDVKIFPGVGPIVGRTAAEAEDKYQVIRDLLTIDEALAYLGRYFDHHDFTQYALDAPFPELGDLGRNSFRSTTDRIKADAKQKGLSLRETALAVATPRPNFIGTAEHVADELIRWHDAGAGDGFILGFPVQAQGVDDFVELVIPALEARGRYSRDLPGATLRDHLGLPRKASRHAAPGAAQEPAAEAHA, encoded by the coding sequence ATGACGACCCGACGATCGATTCCCTTCGGCCTGATGCTGCAAGGCGCAGGCAGCCATATGAACGCCTGGCGGCACCCGAGCAACCCGCCGGACGCGAGCATCAACCTCGACTTCGCGATCGGCATCGCGCGCAAGGCGGAAGCCGCCGGCATCGCGTTCGCGTTCGTCGCGGACGGCCTCTACATCAACGAGAAGTCGATCCCGCACTTCCTGAACCGCTTCGAGCCGCTGACCGTGCTGTCGGCGCTCGCGGCCGCGACGAAGAAGATCGGGCTCGCGGGCACGATCTCGACGTCGTACAGCGAGCCGTTCACGGTCGCGCGCCAGCTCGCGTCGCTCGACACGATCAGCGGCGGGCGCGCAGGCTGGAACGTCGTGACGACGCCGCTCGAAGGCACCGCGAAGAATTTCGGCAAGGCGCATCCCGATCACGAACTGCGCTACGAGATCGCCGACGAATACCTCGACGTCGTGCAGGGCCTGTGGGACAGCTGGGACGACGACGCGTTCGTGCGCGACCGCGCGACCGGCCGCTTCTTCGATCGCGACAAGCTCCACACGCTCGATCACCACGGCCGTTTCTTCCAGGTCGCGGGCCCGCTCAACATCCAGCGCTCGCCGCAGGGGCAGCCGGTGATCTTCCAGGCCGGCTCGTCCGACACCGGCATCGGGCTCGCGGGCAAGTACGCGGACGCGGTGTTCACGCATTCGCCGTCGCTCGACGAGACGGCCGCATTCACGCGGCGCGTGAAGCAGAGCGCGATCGAGCACGGGCGGCAAGCCGGCGACGTGAAGATCTTCCCCGGTGTCGGTCCGATCGTCGGCCGCACGGCCGCCGAGGCGGAAGACAAATACCAGGTGATCCGCGACCTGCTGACAATCGACGAGGCGCTCGCGTATCTCGGCCGCTATTTCGATCACCACGATTTCACGCAGTACGCGCTCGACGCGCCGTTCCCGGAACTCGGCGACCTCGGCCGCAACAGCTTCCGCTCGACCACCGACCGGATCAAGGCCGACGCGAAGCAGAAAGGCCTGTCGCTGCGCGAGACGGCGCTCGCGGTCGCGACGCCGCGCCCGAACTTCATCGGCACGGCCGAGCATGTCGCCGACGAGTTGATCCGCTGGCACGACGCGGGCGCCGGCGACGGCTTCATCCTCGGCTTTCCGGTGCAGGCGCAGGGTGTCGACGATTTCGTCGAACTCGTGATTCCGGCGCTCGAGGCGCGCGGCCGCTACAGCCGCGACCTGCCCGGCGCCACGCTGCGCGACCACCTCGGCCTGCCGCGCAAGGCGAGCCGCCACGCGGCGCCCGGCGCCGCGCAGGAACCGGCGGCCGAAGCGCACGCCTGA
- a CDS encoding LLM class flavin-dependent oxidoreductase gives MSYSLSLLDKSPIADGANAADALRFTTTLAQRAEQLGYERFWVAEHHGTPGFASSAPEIVVAHLLAHTSRIRVGSGGVMLQHYSPFKVAESFKLLAALAPGRVDLGIGKAPGGLPLTTRALQWFHDKARKPDFAGQLAELDAFLGWGVAEDHPLAGAVAMPVPPQPPERILLGGSPDSGALAARNGWRFCYAGHFNGDDANLERSLDAYRSAGGTRPLVALYAVAAPTRDEAEQLIGPLKIFKLQFAGGQSFNLASAHAAAEFARQSGASDYRIDELRPTVLADTPERVHRALDALSRRLDVDAFVIDSPVTDYAARLASAEWLGGALSATPLHAALAADRSLSPDQNA, from the coding sequence ATGTCTTATTCGCTTTCGTTGCTGGACAAGAGTCCGATCGCGGACGGCGCGAACGCCGCCGACGCGCTGCGCTTCACCACGACACTCGCGCAGCGCGCCGAACAACTCGGCTACGAACGCTTCTGGGTCGCCGAGCATCACGGCACGCCGGGCTTCGCGAGCTCGGCGCCGGAGATCGTCGTCGCGCACCTGCTCGCGCACACGTCGCGCATCCGCGTCGGCTCGGGCGGCGTGATGCTGCAGCACTACAGCCCGTTCAAGGTCGCCGAGTCGTTCAAGCTGCTGGCCGCGCTCGCGCCGGGCCGCGTCGATCTCGGCATCGGCAAGGCGCCTGGCGGATTGCCGCTGACCACGCGCGCGCTGCAGTGGTTCCACGACAAGGCGCGCAAGCCCGACTTCGCGGGCCAGCTCGCGGAGCTCGACGCGTTTCTCGGCTGGGGCGTCGCCGAAGATCATCCGCTCGCCGGCGCGGTCGCGATGCCGGTGCCGCCGCAACCGCCCGAACGCATCCTGCTCGGCGGCTCGCCGGACAGCGGCGCGCTTGCCGCGCGCAACGGCTGGCGCTTCTGCTACGCGGGGCATTTCAACGGCGACGACGCGAATCTCGAACGCTCGCTGGACGCGTACCGCAGCGCGGGCGGCACACGCCCGCTCGTCGCGCTGTACGCGGTGGCCGCGCCGACGCGCGACGAGGCCGAGCAACTGATCGGGCCGCTGAAGATCTTCAAGCTGCAGTTCGCGGGCGGCCAGAGTTTCAACCTCGCCAGCGCGCACGCGGCTGCCGAATTCGCGCGGCAAAGCGGCGCGTCCGACTACCGGATCGACGAGCTGCGCCCGACGGTGCTGGCCGATACGCCCGAGCGCGTGCACCGCGCGCTCGATGCGCTGAGCCGGCGGCTCGACGTCGACGCATTCGTGATCGATTCGCCGGTGACCGACTACGCGGCGCGGCTCGCATCGGCCGAATGGCTCGGCGGCGCGCTGTCGGCGACGCCATTGCATGCGGCCCTCGCGGCCGACCGCTCCCTTTCCCCTGACCAGAACGCGTGA
- a CDS encoding ABC transporter substrate-binding protein, translating to MQRAVPLSSRAVRTLAAALVGLTAFAAAAATFDLSPEQRGRPRGAADAAVEHAVPASFKFAEPGTLTIGIAPSLPPISSYATDARTVIGFDADVGQLVSDSLGRKLKIVALAWADWPLALESGKVDAVISNVTVTEERKQKFDFSSYRKDQVGFYVRNDSKIQAIREPKDVAGLRIVTDAGTNQEKILLAWDRENVAHGLKPVQIQYYDDQAMRIVAVQSGRADVVFSVNSVLAYQSAQQGKTRLVGAISGGWPRTADIAIATRRGSGLADPLTVALNGLIRNGRYQQVLDRWNLASEAIDQSRTNPPGLPKS from the coding sequence ATGCAACGAGCCGTACCGCTTTCTTCCCGTGCCGTGCGCACGCTGGCCGCCGCGCTGGTCGGCCTGACCGCTTTCGCCGCGGCCGCCGCGACCTTCGACCTGAGCCCCGAACAGCGCGGCCGCCCGCGCGGCGCGGCCGATGCGGCGGTCGAGCACGCGGTGCCCGCGTCGTTCAAATTCGCCGAACCCGGCACGCTGACGATCGGCATCGCGCCGAGCCTGCCGCCGATCAGCTCGTATGCGACCGACGCGCGCACGGTGATCGGCTTCGACGCCGATGTCGGCCAGCTCGTGTCCGACAGTCTCGGCCGCAAGCTGAAGATCGTCGCGCTCGCGTGGGCCGACTGGCCGCTCGCGCTCGAATCGGGGAAAGTCGACGCGGTGATCTCGAACGTCACCGTCACCGAAGAGCGCAAGCAGAAGTTCGATTTCTCGAGCTACCGCAAGGACCAGGTCGGCTTCTACGTGCGCAACGACAGCAAGATCCAGGCGATCCGCGAGCCGAAGGATGTCGCGGGGCTGCGCATCGTGACCGACGCCGGCACCAACCAGGAAAAGATCCTGCTCGCGTGGGACCGCGAGAACGTCGCGCACGGGCTGAAGCCCGTGCAGATCCAGTACTACGACGACCAGGCGATGCGCATCGTTGCCGTGCAGTCGGGCCGCGCCGATGTCGTGTTCAGCGTGAACTCGGTGCTCGCGTACCAGAGCGCGCAGCAAGGCAAGACGCGGCTCGTCGGCGCGATCAGCGGCGGCTGGCCGCGCACGGCCGACATCGCGATCGCGACGCGCCGGGGCAGCGGGCTCGCCGATCCGCTGACCGTCGCGCTGAACGGGCTGATCAGGAACGGCCGCTACCAGCAGGTGCTCGATCGCTGGAACCTCGCATCCGAAGCGATCGACCAGTCACGCACGAATCCGCCGGGGCTGCCGAAGAGCTGA
- a CDS encoding GNAT family N-acetyltransferase, which translates to MATNDRLIDTTPLDVRALPLIDALIDEYATRYDAYRPDSRASARDELARYPAEQFAPPEGAFVLLLRDGETIGGGAFKRYDAQTAELKRIWTHADLRRQGLARRIVEALELRAAQQGYRRIYLTTGFRQPEAWALYDRTGYTRLFDSSIDPEAYFHLRFGKDLADPSRTSTLADLWAPVPEPVLPR; encoded by the coding sequence ATGGCCACGAACGACCGCCTCATCGATACGACACCGCTCGACGTCCGCGCACTGCCGCTGATCGACGCGCTGATCGACGAATACGCGACGCGCTACGATGCGTATCGCCCCGACAGCCGCGCGTCGGCGCGCGACGAACTCGCACGCTACCCGGCCGAGCAGTTCGCGCCGCCCGAAGGCGCGTTCGTGCTGCTGCTGCGCGACGGCGAAACGATCGGCGGCGGCGCGTTCAAGCGCTACGACGCGCAGACGGCCGAACTCAAACGCATCTGGACCCATGCCGACCTGCGCCGCCAGGGGCTCGCGCGGCGCATCGTCGAGGCGCTCGAGCTGCGCGCCGCGCAACAGGGCTATCGCCGCATCTACCTGACCACCGGTTTTCGCCAGCCCGAAGCGTGGGCGCTGTACGACCGCACCGGCTACACGCGGCTGTTCGATTCGTCGATCGACCCCGAAGCGTATTTCCACCTGCGGTTCGGCAAGGATCTCGCCGATCCGTCGCGCACGTCGACGCTTGCCGACCTGTGGGCGCCCGTGCCCGAACCGGTGTTGCCGCGCTGA